The following proteins come from a genomic window of Caloenas nicobarica isolate bCalNic1 chromosome 6, bCalNic1.hap1, whole genome shotgun sequence:
- the CSRNP3 gene encoding cysteine/serine-rich nuclear protein 3 has translation MSGILKRKFEEVDGSSPCSSVRESDDDISSSESADSGDSVNPSTSNHFTPSSILKREKRKRTKNVHFNCVTVYYFTRRQGFTSVPSQGGSTLGMSTRHNSVRQYTLGEFAMEQERLHREMLREHLREEKLNSLKLKMTKNGTVESEEANTLTLDDISDDDIDLDNTEVDEYFFLQPLPTKKRRALLRASGVKKIDVEEKHELRAIRLSREDCGCDCRVFCDPETCTCSLAGIKCQVDRMSFPCGCTKEGCSNTAGRIEFNPIRVRTHFLHTIMKLELEKNREQQVPALNGCHSEISAHTSSMSPGPHPVEYSIAENFEIETEPPAAVMHPQAAEDLDCPGEEEEEEDGSSFCSGVTDSSTQSLAPSESDDDEEEEEDEEDDEEEKADDFVESMGSHADMVPLPSVLCYSDGTAVHENHSKNASYYTNSSNLYYQIENHVAGTANQVGETYSERDAVKNGSLSLVPYNMTSEQFVDYTRQSEETFSSSHYPSANPSVIVCCSSSEGESSAPCNSLYPDHRPSHSQVEFHSYLKGPAPDGFVSALNGNSCVQEHPAENSLNLPDKSRLHEECIKSPVVETVPV, from the exons ATGAGTGGAATTTTGAAGAGGAAATTTGAAGAAGTTGATGGCTCCTCACCGTGTTCCTCTGTGCGGGAATCAGATGATGACATTTCTAGCAGTGAAAGTGCTGACAGTGGTGATAGTGTCAATCCATCCACTTCTAATCATTTTACTC CTTCTTCAATCCTGAAGAGAGAGAAGcggaagagaacaaaaaatgtcCATTTTAACTGTGTTACTGTGTATTACTTCACAAGAAGACAAGGCTTCACCAGTGTTCCCAGCCAAGGAGGAAGCACACTGGGAATGTCTACCCGTCACAACAGTGTGCGCCAGTACACGCTTGGAGAATTTGCGATGGAACAGGAGAGGCTTCACAGAGAGATGTTAAGAGAACATCTAAGGGAGGAAAAACTCAATTCTCTAAAATTAAAG ATGACAAAGAATGGTACAGTGGAATCTGAAGAAGCCAATACCCTGACGCTGGATGACATTTCCGATGATGATATTGATCTAGACAACACTGAAGTAGATGAGTACTTCTTTCTACAACCCCTGCCGACAAAAAAGCGAAGGGCATTGCTGCGAGCTTCTGGAGTGAAGAAGATTGATGTAGAAGAAAAACACGAGCTGCGGGCCATCCGCCTGTCCAGAGAGGATTGTGGCTGTGACTGCCGTGTGTTCTGTGATCCAGAAACTTGCACTTGCAGTCTTGCAGGCATAAAATGTCAG gtggatCGTATGTCTTTTCCATGCGGTTGCACTAAAGAAGGGTGTAGCAATACGGCAGGTAGAATTGAATTTAATCCTATCCGTGTACGGACTCACTTTTTGCACACAATAATGAAACTTGAattggagaaaaacagagagcagCAAGTTCCGGCACTAAATGGCTGCCACAGTGAGATAAGCGCACACACTAGTTCTATGAGTCCAGGACCCCATCCAGTTGAATATTCAATTGCAGAAAATTTTGAGATTGAAACCGAACCTCCGGCTGCGGTTATGCATCCTCAGGCAGCCGAGGACTTGGACTGcccaggggaagaggaggaagaggaagatgggAGTAGCTTTTGTAGTGGAGTTACAGATTCTAGCACGCAGAGTTTAGCCCCTAGCGAATCAGATgatgatgaagaggaagaggaagatgaggaagatgatgaggaagaaaaagcagatgatTTTGTAGAAAGCATGGGCTCCCATGCTGATATGGTGCctcttccttctgtcctttGCTACTCTGATGGAACTGCTGTGCATGAAAACCATTCTAAAAATGCCTCGTACTATACTAACTCTTCAAATCTGTATTACCAAATAGAGAACCATGTTGCTGGCACTGCTAACCAGGTCGGTGAGACTTACTCAGAAAGGGATGCTGTCAAGAATGGTAGTCTTTCTCTGGTGCCTTACAACATGACTTCAGAACAGTTTGTTGACTATACACGGCAATCAGAGGAAACTTTTAGCAGCTCTCATTATCCTTCTGCAAACCCCTCAGTGATTGTTTGCTGCTCATCTTCTGAAGGTGAGAGCAGTGCTCCATGTAACAGTTTATACCCTGACCATAGGCCAAGTCACTCTCAAGTGGAATTCCACTCATACTTGAAAGGTCCTGCTCCAGATGGCTTTGTTTCAGCTTTGAATGGCAACAGTTGTGTACAAGAGCACCCTGCTGAGAATTCACTAAACCTCCCAGACAAGAGCAGACTGCACGAAGAGTGCATTAAATCACCAGTGGTAGAAACGGTACctgtttaa